From a single Nocardioides exalbidus genomic region:
- a CDS encoding helix-turn-helix domain-containing protein, which produces MTVAERRSLRKWLDQQEEWTEDEWTWFRTGPVDGHVQGIVRRVRRILEVSQRGLADLLGVSQSVVARWETGRTSPRVSDLLDLLRMARLELVLLDDADQEVDPMRDDGVRTHGGSRFPAHVDLRVTGWWSPADVESTMVEYYQWKRRSKAAGDPSVRYRRSRWRRALERELWGTPDDHPSLRQCAAEAEHLDERREQRQARRAAA; this is translated from the coding sequence GTGACGGTCGCGGAGAGGCGCAGCCTGAGGAAGTGGTTGGACCAGCAGGAGGAGTGGACCGAGGACGAGTGGACGTGGTTCCGCACCGGACCCGTGGACGGGCACGTCCAAGGGATCGTGCGGCGGGTCCGACGCATCCTCGAGGTCTCGCAGAGGGGGCTCGCGGACCTGCTCGGGGTGTCGCAGTCGGTGGTGGCCCGATGGGAGACGGGACGGACGAGCCCGCGCGTGTCCGACCTGCTCGACCTGCTCCGGATGGCGCGGCTCGAGCTGGTGCTCCTCGACGACGCCGACCAGGAGGTCGATCCGATGCGGGACGACGGGGTTCGGACGCACGGCGGGAGCCGGTTCCCTGCTCATGTCGACCTCCGGGTCACCGGCTGGTGGTCTCCGGCCGACGTGGAGTCGACGATGGTCGAGTACTACCAGTGGAAGCGGCGGTCCAAGGCGGCCGGCGACCCGTCGGTCCGCTACCGCCGCTCCCGATGGAGGCGCGCGCTCGAGCGGGAGCTGTGGGGCACGCCCGACGACCATCCGTCGCTGAGGCAGTGCGCTGCCGAGGCCGAGCACCTCGACGAGCGGCGCGAGCAACGTCAAGCACGACGAGCAGCAGCGTGA